A DNA window from Maribellus comscasis contains the following coding sequences:
- a CDS encoding DUF3858 domain-containing protein, whose translation MFKIKPQYIILLFFLMIGNVLFAQELPKFKFGKIGKEELEIKTCNIDTSAHAFFLFDVGESRIEYTQSIGFQIKFTRHCAIKILTKSAYDYASFKIPVYEASSSRAEEKVTKIKAVTYNLEEGKVRETDLDKKDIFTEEEDENWSNVSFTMPNVVEGSVIEVEYSLASDFLWNLPMWRFQYEIPSKWSILETTIPEYFNYSKEMKGYVPLYAQESASKNDKIIFNTITRQSNGGFSGVSHQYSNDQVDYICYSEIFASKDIPAFKSEAYIDAIENYTSAIIFELQSTRFPNQPVKTYTTTWEEIGKSLMQDDDFGKQLNAVKAAKDIVAELGLDGLSNREKSKKIFEYVKNSTTWNEGYTKFCSNVKQVFKEGVGTSGDINMMLINLLDAAGIEVHPVLLKTRYAGKLPVFHPSLSSLNYLIAAVKIDSETYLLDATEKEVPFGLIPERCINDKGLLVFDDGKFEWLDLSSKSYSTHTAFGEIAINEDGELDVKLNNRRNGYLAFDRRQSLDMDKDEIIENFEKDHTGFFVEDYEITNLDKYEEYLQEEIIGAVSDKTTVAGDMMYFNPCLFEKFDENPFKLEERKYPVDFAYPLNNKLTFSFTVPENWTVESIPENITMGLPDNAGKFLYSIQQMGNRIIFNQSLTISNSIFLPQQYKSLKEFFRLLVDKQNEQIVLKKI comes from the coding sequence ATGTTTAAAATTAAGCCTCAGTACATCATCTTATTGTTTTTTTTGATGATCGGAAATGTTTTGTTTGCCCAGGAATTACCTAAATTTAAATTTGGGAAAATTGGCAAAGAAGAATTGGAAATTAAAACTTGTAATATTGACACCTCTGCACATGCTTTTTTCCTTTTTGATGTTGGTGAATCCCGCATTGAGTACACACAGTCAATAGGTTTCCAGATAAAATTTACAAGGCATTGTGCGATTAAAATTTTGACAAAATCGGCTTATGACTATGCAAGTTTTAAAATACCTGTTTATGAAGCGTCATCGAGTCGTGCAGAAGAAAAGGTTACTAAAATAAAGGCGGTAACTTATAATCTTGAAGAAGGGAAAGTCAGAGAGACCGACCTGGATAAAAAAGATATTTTTACAGAAGAGGAAGATGAGAACTGGAGTAATGTAAGTTTTACGATGCCTAACGTTGTAGAAGGTTCTGTGATTGAAGTTGAATATTCTTTAGCATCCGATTTTTTGTGGAATCTACCGATGTGGAGGTTTCAATATGAAATTCCGTCGAAATGGAGTATCCTGGAGACTACTATTCCGGAATATTTTAATTACAGTAAAGAAATGAAAGGTTATGTCCCCTTATATGCCCAGGAAAGCGCATCGAAAAACGATAAAATTATTTTTAACACTATTACCAGGCAATCAAACGGAGGTTTTAGCGGCGTATCTCATCAATACAGCAACGACCAGGTTGATTATATTTGCTATTCTGAAATTTTTGCATCAAAAGATATTCCTGCCTTTAAAAGTGAAGCATATATTGATGCGATAGAAAATTACACCTCGGCTATTATTTTTGAATTACAGTCAACAAGATTTCCGAACCAACCGGTAAAAACATATACAACTACCTGGGAGGAAATTGGGAAAAGCCTGATGCAGGATGATGATTTTGGGAAACAACTAAATGCTGTTAAAGCAGCCAAAGATATTGTTGCAGAATTGGGGTTGGATGGACTATCAAATAGGGAGAAATCAAAAAAAATATTTGAGTACGTGAAGAATTCAACAACATGGAATGAAGGATATACCAAATTTTGCAGCAACGTGAAACAGGTTTTTAAAGAAGGAGTGGGAACCAGTGGTGATATTAATATGATGCTGATTAATCTTCTTGACGCTGCCGGCATAGAAGTGCACCCGGTTTTACTTAAAACGAGATATGCCGGAAAATTGCCTGTCTTTCACCCTTCGTTATCGTCACTCAATTATCTCATAGCAGCAGTAAAAATTGATAGTGAAACTTATTTGCTTGATGCCACCGAAAAAGAAGTCCCCTTTGGATTAATTCCTGAAAGGTGCATAAACGATAAAGGTCTTTTGGTTTTTGATGATGGAAAATTTGAGTGGCTTGATTTGAGTTCAAAAAGTTACTCGACGCATACCGCCTTTGGAGAAATTGCCATCAATGAAGATGGGGAACTGGATGTAAAACTAAATAACAGGCGCAACGGATATCTTGCTTTCGACCGGCGACAGAGCCTGGATATGGACAAAGATGAAATTATTGAGAATTTTGAAAAAGACCATACCGGATTTTTTGTCGAAGATTACGAGATAACCAATTTGGATAAATACGAGGAATACCTTCAGGAAGAAATAATTGGAGCTGTTAGCGATAAAACTACCGTTGCCGGAGACATGATGTACTTTAATCCGTGCTTGTTTGAGAAATTCGATGAGAATCCGTTTAAGCTTGAAGAACGAAAATACCCGGTAGATTTTGCTTATCCGTTAAATAACAAATTAACATTTTCGTTTACTGTGCCCGAAAATTGGACGGTTGAAAGTATTCCTGAAAATATAACGATGGGATTGCCCGACAATGCAGGAAAATTCCTTTATAGTATTCAACAGATGGGAAACAGAATTATTTTTAACCAGTCGTTAACTATCTCCAATTCAATATTTCTCCCCCAGCAATACAAGAGTCTTAAAGAGTTTTTCAGGCTGCTTGTGGATAAGCAAAATGAACAAATTGTTTTGAAGAAAATTTAA
- the clpP gene encoding ATP-dependent Clp endopeptidase proteolytic subunit ClpP gives MKDHNEFKKYATKHKGISSLTMERYSSMYGSYISPTIIEERQLNVASMDVFSRLMMDRIIFLGVPIDDTVANIIQAQLLFLESTDPSKDIQIYFNTPGGSVHAGLGIYDTMQYITADVATICTGMAASMGAVLLTAGTKGKRSALKHSRIMIHQPMGGAQGQASDIEITAREILKIKKELYMIIAEHSGKSYEQVEKDSDRDYWMTSEEAVKYGMIDEILLRNN, from the coding sequence ATGAAAGACCATAACGAATTTAAAAAATACGCAACAAAACATAAAGGGATAAGCAGTTTAACAATGGAAAGATATTCCTCAATGTACGGGAGTTATATTTCTCCGACAATTATTGAGGAACGTCAGTTAAACGTTGCATCCATGGATGTATTCTCAAGATTGATGATGGACAGGATTATCTTTTTGGGCGTACCGATTGACGATACTGTTGCCAATATTATTCAGGCTCAATTGCTATTTCTGGAGTCGACAGACCCGTCGAAAGACATTCAGATTTATTTTAACACCCCGGGAGGATCAGTACACGCCGGCCTTGGAATATACGATACCATGCAATATATAACGGCAGATGTAGCAACCATTTGTACAGGAATGGCAGCTTCGATGGGTGCTGTTTTATTAACAGCCGGAACAAAAGGCAAGCGTTCTGCGTTAAAACATTCAAGAATCATGATTCACCAGCCGATGGGAGGAGCACAAGGACAAGCTTCCGACATTGAAATTACGGCGCGTGAAATATTAAAAATTAAAAAAGAACTATACATGATTATTGCTGAACATTCCGGAAAATCGTATGAACAAGTTGAAAAGGATTCCGACAGGGATTATTGGATGACTTCGGAAGAAGCAGTAAAATACGGAATGATCGACGAAATTTTACTTCGAAATAATTAA
- a CDS encoding S9 family peptidase, whose translation MSRIILSFVLFFVLETQAQVTREDYARADSVMKLSDLVYNQVSNVNWIDSTPILWYVTKTRNGVEYTFADAQKKTKKSAFDTERLAEAINKLLDKKETKQSLRLGDLKPGTRKNSLQFSYDNAFWTFNTRDYTLQKDSVIKPQKRRGYWGGSFDELGNDPVPSPDSVWTAFIKNYNVYVKDKDGKTHRLSYDGSPGEYYSSYFFWSPDSKKLAVNKVRKNEPREIFFVESAPDSQLQPELHKRNYLKPGDALPIKHPSLFDVENLKQIPLDSKAFEFQYSLSNPKWNKVGSAFTFEYNQRGHQVYQVVNVDAETGRTQVIIEETSKTFIDYSGKRYRYDLEDSNEIIWASERDGWNHLYLFDSNTGKLKKQITKGEWVVRDVLHVDKKNETIYFYGSGKNDDEDPYFKHCYKIHFDGSGLLDLTPEKMEHDVTFSKNFDYFTDTYSTVEIPPVTVLRNAEDGQVVLELEKADIDDLKEKGWIAPEPFVAKGRDGKTDIWGNIYRPTNFDKNKSYPVIEYIYAGPQGSFVQKSFRPVSYTFSGLAELGFIIVQMDGMGTSNRSKAFHDVCWKNLKDAGFPDRILWMKAAAKKYKYMDIARVGIFGGSAGGQNALAGLLFYPEFYKAGAASCGCHDNRMDKMWWNEQWMGYPVGPQYEECSNVVNAKNLQGRLLLIVGEVDDNVDPASTMQVADALIKAKKDFELVVLPGVNHTLGGEYGEQKRRDFFIQNLLNKKTPDWNTVPK comes from the coding sequence ATGTCACGTATTATTTTAAGTTTTGTACTTTTTTTTGTCTTGGAAACACAGGCCCAGGTAACAAGGGAAGACTATGCACGCGCTGATTCGGTGATGAAACTGTCGGACCTTGTTTATAACCAGGTTTCAAATGTGAACTGGATTGATTCTACTCCAATTTTGTGGTACGTAACCAAAACCAGAAACGGTGTGGAATATACTTTTGCAGATGCTCAAAAGAAAACCAAAAAATCGGCATTTGATACTGAACGGCTGGCTGAAGCAATTAACAAACTTCTTGATAAAAAAGAAACAAAACAGTCTCTTCGTCTGGGCGATTTAAAACCGGGAACCCGAAAAAACAGCTTGCAATTTTCGTATGATAATGCTTTCTGGACATTTAACACAAGAGATTATACGCTTCAAAAAGATTCAGTTATAAAACCACAGAAACGTCGGGGATACTGGGGAGGTTCTTTTGATGAACTGGGGAACGATCCTGTACCTTCTCCGGATAGCGTTTGGACAGCTTTTATCAAAAACTACAATGTTTATGTAAAAGACAAAGATGGGAAAACACACCGGTTAAGTTACGATGGTTCGCCGGGCGAGTACTATTCATCCTACTTTTTCTGGTCTCCTGATTCTAAAAAACTGGCTGTTAATAAGGTTCGGAAAAATGAGCCGCGCGAGATATTTTTTGTAGAATCGGCACCCGATTCACAACTTCAACCTGAGTTGCACAAACGAAATTATCTGAAACCCGGCGATGCTCTCCCCATTAAACATCCATCGTTGTTCGATGTGGAAAACTTAAAACAAATTCCGCTAGATAGCAAAGCTTTTGAATTTCAGTATAGTCTTTCCAATCCGAAATGGAATAAAGTAGGATCCGCGTTTACTTTTGAATACAACCAACGGGGGCATCAGGTTTATCAGGTTGTAAATGTAGATGCAGAAACAGGAAGAACACAAGTTATCATTGAGGAAACAAGCAAAACGTTTATCGATTACAGTGGCAAGCGCTATCGCTACGATTTGGAGGACAGCAATGAAATAATTTGGGCCTCGGAACGAGATGGCTGGAATCATTTGTATCTGTTTGATTCGAATACAGGCAAACTAAAAAAACAGATAACCAAAGGAGAATGGGTGGTTCGTGATGTATTGCATGTGGATAAAAAGAACGAGACAATTTATTTTTATGGTTCTGGCAAAAACGACGATGAAGATCCCTATTTTAAACATTGTTACAAGATTCATTTTGATGGCAGCGGACTACTGGATTTGACTCCTGAGAAAATGGAGCATGATGTCACTTTTTCAAAAAACTTCGATTATTTTACGGATACCTATTCAACAGTTGAAATTCCTCCTGTAACCGTTTTGCGCAATGCTGAGGATGGCCAAGTAGTTTTAGAGCTGGAAAAAGCAGATATTGATGACCTAAAAGAAAAGGGATGGATTGCACCGGAGCCTTTTGTCGCAAAAGGGCGCGATGGCAAAACAGATATATGGGGAAATATTTATCGTCCAACAAATTTTGACAAAAATAAGTCTTACCCGGTTATCGAATACATTTACGCAGGACCGCAAGGTTCGTTTGTACAGAAAAGTTTCCGACCTGTTAGTTATACATTTTCGGGACTGGCCGAACTGGGATTTATCATTGTTCAAATGGATGGAATGGGAACCTCTAACCGTTCCAAAGCTTTTCACGATGTTTGCTGGAAGAACCTGAAAGACGCAGGTTTTCCCGATCGTATTCTTTGGATGAAAGCTGCGGCAAAGAAATACAAATACATGGATATTGCTCGTGTTGGTATTTTTGGCGGATCAGCCGGCGGACAAAATGCATTGGCGGGTTTACTTTTTTATCCTGAATTCTATAAAGCAGGTGCTGCTTCCTGTGGATGCCATGACAACCGAATGGACAAAATGTGGTGGAATGAGCAATGGATGGGCTATCCTGTTGGTCCTCAGTATGAAGAATGTTCCAATGTGGTAAATGCAAAAAACCTGCAAGGCCGTCTTCTGTTGATTGTCGGAGAGGTGGATGATAATGTCGACCCGGCTTCTACCATGCAGGTGGCCGATGCACTGATTAAAGCAAAAAAGGATTTCGAACTCGTTGTCCTTCCTGGTGTAAATCACACTTTGGGCGGTGAATATGGCGAGCAAAAACGCCGCGATTTTTTTATACAAAATCTGTTAAACAAAAAAACTCCTGACTGGAATACGGTACCGAAATAA
- a CDS encoding DUF3857 domain-containing protein has translation MKVIPFLLLFLSFIVGKANEVSFGASLISDSLMENANAVIRYDSISYHLISPGKAVLKRHKVITILNEHAEGLTEMYVLYDRNSKVTSFSGEVLDAHGERIRKIKKNDITDNSLVGSYTLFQDDRYLSFDGLHHSYPYTIVSDYEIAYDGIVSINRWMPIPTYKVSVEKSVFTIISEDHQKINFKPVNLPQEPESEEKENSTVYHWRVINKKALEREPYSPSVTEIFPVLWSTPEKFEFENTSGEFKSWDSFGQWKWNLIEGRQEVSEKTKNEVLELIRNATNDKAKARLIYEYFQNKTRYISIQLGIGGWQPFPALVVDEVGYGDCKALSNYMIALLNIAGIHSIYSVIGNGDSKIKFPDFPSMGQANHVIVCVPFESDTTWLECTSQEYPFGYIGTGNNDRYVLLVTEQGGKLVKTPSLDKDVNLQIRKAEVKLDSEGNAKAMVSTEFSGLQYGNRNFILSESKEEQQKWYLKNMDFNSPKLNSFRVQEKNHNSPVVEEELDLFLPSYSTVSGTRMFLKPNLLNSFSRPPKRVRDRKFPFEREFAYTDIDSVIYTIPDDFVLESSMNDTSLDTEFGAYSISVKIDESSLVYVRKVIMNKGHWPAEKYENFRSFLNQMYKLDQGKVVFVKK, from the coding sequence ATGAAAGTTATTCCCTTTTTGCTGCTTTTTTTATCTTTTATTGTTGGTAAGGCGAATGAGGTTTCGTTCGGGGCTTCATTAATTTCAGATTCTTTGATGGAAAATGCCAACGCTGTAATTCGCTACGACAGTATTTCTTATCATTTAATAAGCCCGGGAAAAGCTGTATTGAAGCGACATAAAGTAATTACTATTTTAAACGAACACGCCGAAGGACTAACAGAAATGTATGTTCTGTACGACAGAAACAGCAAAGTCACTTCTTTTTCCGGTGAAGTTTTGGACGCGCATGGAGAACGGATAAGAAAAATAAAAAAAAATGATATTACAGATAATAGTTTGGTTGGAAGTTATACACTTTTTCAGGATGACCGTTATTTGAGTTTTGACGGTTTACATCATTCTTATCCTTATACTATTGTTTCCGATTATGAGATTGCGTATGACGGAATTGTTAGTATAAACCGGTGGATGCCCATTCCCACTTATAAGGTCTCCGTTGAAAAATCGGTGTTTACAATTATTTCAGAAGATCATCAGAAAATAAATTTTAAACCGGTTAATCTACCACAGGAACCTGAGTCGGAGGAAAAAGAAAATTCTACTGTGTATCATTGGAGAGTCATCAACAAAAAAGCCCTGGAAAGGGAGCCTTACTCTCCTTCAGTTACAGAAATATTTCCTGTGCTATGGAGTACTCCCGAAAAATTTGAGTTTGAAAATACTTCCGGAGAGTTTAAAAGTTGGGATAGTTTTGGACAATGGAAATGGAATTTGATTGAAGGAAGACAGGAGGTTTCCGAGAAGACAAAAAATGAAGTTTTGGAACTCATCAGGAATGCAACAAACGACAAAGCAAAAGCCCGGTTGATTTATGAATACTTTCAAAACAAGACACGTTATATCAGTATTCAGTTAGGAATCGGGGGGTGGCAACCTTTCCCGGCCCTGGTTGTTGACGAGGTCGGTTATGGAGACTGTAAAGCGCTATCGAACTACATGATTGCACTTTTGAATATAGCTGGTATTCATTCAATATATTCCGTAATCGGAAATGGAGATTCAAAAATAAAGTTTCCCGATTTTCCATCCATGGGGCAGGCAAACCATGTAATTGTTTGTGTTCCTTTTGAAAGCGATACAACCTGGCTGGAATGCACAAGTCAGGAGTATCCTTTTGGTTATATCGGCACCGGCAATAACGACAGATACGTACTTTTAGTTACCGAACAGGGAGGGAAGCTTGTAAAAACACCGTCGCTGGATAAAGATGTAAATCTGCAAATCAGGAAAGCCGAAGTAAAATTGGATAGCGAAGGAAACGCGAAAGCCATGGTGTCAACAGAGTTTTCGGGTTTGCAGTATGGTAACCGGAATTTTATTCTGAGCGAAAGTAAAGAGGAGCAACAAAAATGGTATTTGAAAAATATGGATTTCAATTCTCCGAAATTAAATTCTTTTAGGGTTCAGGAAAAAAATCATAATTCACCTGTAGTCGAAGAAGAATTGGATTTATTTTTGCCTTCTTATTCAACCGTTTCGGGAACAAGGATGTTTTTAAAACCAAATCTTCTGAATTCGTTTTCGAGACCACCTAAAAGAGTAAGAGACCGAAAATTTCCTTTTGAAAGGGAATTTGCATACACTGATATTGATTCTGTTATTTATACTATTCCCGACGATTTTGTTTTGGAATCTTCGATGAACGACACTTCTCTTGATACTGAATTCGGTGCATACAGTATCAGTGTTAAAATTGATGAGAGCAGTTTGGTGTATGTACGCAAGGTAATTATGAACAAAGGACACTGGCCGGCAGAGAAATATGAAAATTTCCGGTCGTTTTTAAACCAAATGTATAAACTGGATCAGGGAAAAGTGGTTTTTGTTAAAAAGTGA
- the clpX gene encoding ATP-dependent Clp protease ATP-binding subunit ClpX, whose product MAGKDKMDKCSFCGREKREVNLLIAGIDGHICDRCAEQAHSIIQEEIKKDSSFDLDGAKLLKPKEIKEFLDQYVIGQDQAKKILSVSVYNHYKRLTQPFDDDETEIEKSNIILVGETGTGKTLLARTIAKMLHVPFTIVDATVLTEAGYVGEDIESLLTRLLQAADYNVEAAERGIVFVDEIDKIARKSDNPSITRDVSGEGVQQGLLKLLEGSIVNVPPQGGRKHPEQKLIPVDTKNILFICGGAFDGIERKIANRLNTKVIGYSAAKETDRIERENLLQYISPQDLKSFGLIPEIIGRLPVLVHLDPLDAEALRRILTEPRNSVIKQYKKLFQIDDIKLEFEEDALHFIVEKAVEFKLGARGLRSICESIMNDAMFDSPSEKIDVLTISKEYAEEKLLRSSQRLKAG is encoded by the coding sequence ATGGCAGGTAAAGATAAAATGGATAAGTGTTCCTTTTGCGGCCGCGAGAAAAGAGAGGTTAATCTTCTGATTGCGGGTATCGACGGACATATTTGTGACCGTTGTGCCGAACAAGCGCACTCCATTATTCAGGAAGAAATAAAAAAAGACAGTTCTTTTGACCTCGACGGGGCAAAATTACTGAAACCCAAAGAGATTAAAGAATTTCTCGACCAGTATGTAATAGGACAAGACCAGGCAAAAAAAATTCTTTCGGTTTCGGTTTATAACCATTACAAAAGGCTTACCCAACCTTTTGATGATGATGAAACGGAAATAGAAAAATCCAATATTATCCTTGTTGGAGAAACAGGCACAGGAAAAACATTACTGGCGAGAACCATTGCAAAAATGTTGCACGTGCCATTCACAATTGTGGATGCAACCGTACTGACAGAAGCGGGATATGTTGGCGAAGACATTGAAAGTTTACTGACACGGCTTTTACAGGCCGCTGATTATAATGTTGAGGCAGCTGAACGTGGAATTGTATTTGTTGACGAAATTGATAAAATAGCGCGTAAAAGTGATAACCCGTCGATAACCCGTGATGTTTCAGGAGAAGGCGTTCAGCAAGGGCTGTTAAAACTACTGGAAGGGTCAATTGTTAATGTTCCTCCCCAGGGCGGACGTAAACACCCGGAACAAAAATTAATACCGGTTGACACCAAAAATATATTGTTTATATGCGGCGGAGCGTTTGATGGTATTGAACGAAAAATCGCAAACCGTTTAAATACAAAAGTAATAGGCTATAGTGCTGCCAAGGAAACAGACAGAATTGAACGTGAAAATCTTTTACAGTATATTTCACCTCAGGATTTAAAATCATTTGGATTAATACCTGAAATTATTGGACGTTTACCGGTTTTGGTTCATCTGGATCCACTTGATGCGGAAGCTTTACGAAGAATTTTAACAGAGCCCAGAAACTCGGTTATAAAACAATACAAAAAATTATTCCAGATTGATGATATTAAACTCGAATTTGAGGAAGATGCTTTACATTTTATAGTTGAAAAAGCAGTTGAATTCAAACTGGGAGCCAGAGGATTGCGTTCGATTTGCGAAAGTATTATGAATGATGCGATGTTTGACTCTCCCTCGGAAAAGATAGATGTGCTTACAATCTCGAAAGAATATGCCGAGGAAAAATTACTCCGCTCAAGTCAACGCTTAAAAGCCGGATAG
- the tig gene encoding trigger factor translates to MNITRENIDDVNAVLKVGIEKADYEKAVNDTLKDYRQKASVPGFRPGKVPAGLIKKRFGTAVLVEEVNKVLSQSLSKYLVEEKLNILGEPLPNEEQQKSINWDTDEDFEFVFDIALAPEVKVTLDKRSKYDYYKIAVSEEMIDQQVDMVASQLGQNVPVEEVKDNSSVRGDFVQLDENGEPVEDGIQPTGVLLGVDMIKDEEIKNAFVGRKKDDTLVFDPVKAFDNRHEVGHMLNIKHEEADELNSEFKFTITEILQFEKAEINEELFKKVYGEETEINTVEDFRNKIKEEIAANLVYSSDQKFTVDTRDTLLEKIKVELPETFLKRWLIAANKDNKDVTEEQIENEFEYFIKDLQWQLIKDSIIKENELKVTPEETQDFAKQMARAQYSQYGIHDVPAEQLESFAKMIMEKPEESERIYKKLYEDKVIEVVKEKVNIQEKEISQEEFNEMMK, encoded by the coding sequence ATGAACATCACCAGGGAAAATATCGACGATGTAAATGCGGTACTTAAAGTTGGGATTGAAAAAGCTGATTATGAAAAAGCTGTTAACGATACGTTAAAAGATTACCGTCAGAAAGCATCTGTTCCCGGATTCAGACCGGGGAAAGTTCCGGCAGGACTTATTAAAAAAAGATTTGGAACTGCGGTTCTTGTAGAAGAGGTAAACAAAGTCCTTTCGCAAAGTTTATCTAAATACCTGGTTGAAGAAAAACTGAACATTCTGGGAGAACCACTTCCAAACGAAGAACAGCAAAAAAGCATCAACTGGGATACAGATGAAGATTTTGAATTTGTCTTTGACATTGCTTTGGCACCGGAAGTTAAAGTTACGCTTGACAAAAGAAGTAAATACGACTACTACAAAATTGCTGTTTCAGAAGAAATGATCGACCAACAGGTTGACATGGTAGCATCGCAATTGGGACAAAATGTTCCGGTTGAAGAAGTAAAGGATAACAGTTCGGTACGCGGTGATTTTGTTCAGCTGGATGAAAACGGAGAGCCGGTTGAAGATGGAATCCAGCCCACAGGTGTTCTTTTGGGAGTTGACATGATTAAAGATGAAGAAATCAAAAATGCTTTTGTTGGCCGGAAAAAAGACGACACTTTGGTTTTCGACCCGGTAAAGGCTTTTGACAACCGCCACGAAGTGGGCCACATGTTAAACATAAAACACGAGGAAGCAGACGAACTAAACAGCGAATTCAAGTTTACCATCACCGAAATTCTTCAGTTTGAAAAAGCGGAAATAAACGAGGAGTTATTCAAAAAAGTGTACGGTGAAGAAACAGAAATTAATACCGTTGAAGATTTCAGAAATAAAATAAAAGAAGAAATAGCAGCCAATCTGGTTTATTCTTCTGATCAGAAATTTACAGTTGACACACGCGACACACTGCTTGAAAAAATAAAAGTTGAACTTCCCGAGACCTTTCTTAAACGCTGGTTGATTGCAGCGAACAAGGATAATAAAGACGTTACTGAGGAACAAATTGAAAACGAATTTGAATATTTTATCAAAGATTTGCAGTGGCAGTTAATTAAAGATTCGATAATCAAAGAAAACGAGTTAAAAGTTACACCTGAAGAGACACAGGATTTTGCCAAACAAATGGCGCGTGCACAGTACAGTCAGTATGGCATCCACGATGTTCCTGCAGAACAGCTGGAATCGTTTGCAAAGATGATAATGGAGAAACCTGAAGAAAGCGAACGCATTTACAAAAAACTTTATGAAGACAAAGTTATTGAGGTTGTAAAAGAAAAAGTCAATATTCAGGAAAAAGAAATTTCGCAGGAAGAATTTAATGAAATGATGAAATAA